TGTTTACATTGCATTATGCACGCCAAATAAAAAAGAAGTGTACAAATATAATTTTTTTGGTAACAGGTTAGACATTCGTGAGCGCGCCGCAAATGCCGCGTTAGATATTTTACGCCGGGATTTGCAAAGCAGCAAACCCTGATTACACAGATTAAGGGACAGGAGTTTTTCAGTGCCCCCTAAATAAATCATTTGGATAATTGAGGAAAAAGTGGAAAGAATTCTTGGTATAGATTTTGGCTCAAAGAGGGTAGGCATGGCGCTTTCAGATATGCTTGGCATAACCGCTCAGCCGTTATTTACACTCAAACGAAAAAACAAAGAAACCGATTTTGCGGCAATAGAAAAAATTATAACTGAAAAAAAAGTAACAAAGGTGGTGCTTGGCCTGCCGCTAAATATGGACGGCAGTGAGGGTGAGCTGTGCCGGCTTTCAAGAGCATACGGCAAACAAATAAATGAAAGGTTCTCTATCAGCGTTGAGTTTTTTGAC
The window above is part of the Endomicrobiales bacterium genome. Proteins encoded here:
- the ruvX gene encoding Holliday junction resolvase RuvX, translating into MERILGIDFGSKRVGMALSDMLGITAQPLFTLKRKNKETDFAAIEKIITEKKVTKVVLGLPLNMDGSEGELCRLSRAYGKQINERFSISVEFFDERLSSMQVERMLIDEADISRAKRTGAKDKLAACIILQAYMDAHKISG